Proteins encoded in a region of the Brevefilum fermentans genome:
- a CDS encoding aminotransferase class I/II-fold pyridoxal phosphate-dependent enzyme, with protein MDIFEKCYRYTEVKDAKEAGIYPYFIPLDENEGTEVTFQGRNVIMCGSNNYLGLTTHPKVKQAAIDAIARYGTSCTGSRFLNGNMALHERLEAEIAEWVGKDDSLVFSTGMQVNLGTISALAGRGEIVILDKEDHASIVDGAFLSRAKIERYRHNDMAQLQRVLDSLPEDQGKLLIVDGLFSMEGDIAPLPEIVPLCKAYGVRLMVDDAHAIGVLGGGRGTAAHFGLTDDVDLIMSTFSKSFASLGGFIAGDADVVDYIKHKARSLIFSASIPPSNAAAALAALEVMREEPERVVRVNQIADTMRAEFQRLGFDTGDSVTPVIPIIIGDNDLTFIAWKLLFENGVFVNPVISPAVAPGRQLLRTSYMATHTDEQLERVIEIFSRVGKELGLI; from the coding sequence ATGGATATTTTTGAAAAATGTTACCGGTATACTGAAGTTAAGGATGCAAAGGAAGCAGGTATTTACCCATATTTTATTCCTTTGGATGAAAATGAGGGCACAGAAGTCACATTTCAGGGGCGCAATGTGATTATGTGCGGTTCGAACAACTACCTGGGACTTACGACCCATCCAAAAGTCAAACAAGCTGCGATAGATGCTATTGCCCGTTACGGCACCAGCTGCACGGGCTCCCGGTTTTTGAATGGCAATATGGCTTTACACGAACGTCTTGAAGCTGAAATTGCGGAATGGGTCGGCAAGGACGATTCACTCGTGTTCTCAACGGGGATGCAGGTCAATTTAGGTACGATCAGCGCCCTGGCAGGACGGGGTGAGATTGTGATTCTGGACAAAGAAGACCATGCCAGTATTGTGGATGGGGCTTTTTTAAGCAGAGCAAAAATCGAACGCTACCGGCATAATGACATGGCTCAGCTTCAGCGGGTGCTGGATAGTTTACCGGAGGATCAGGGGAAATTATTGATAGTCGATGGATTGTTCAGCATGGAAGGCGATATCGCACCATTGCCGGAAATCGTGCCCCTATGTAAAGCATATGGTGTGCGTCTGATGGTCGATGATGCTCATGCAATCGGTGTTCTGGGCGGTGGACGAGGGACGGCAGCGCATTTTGGCTTGACCGACGATGTGGATTTAATTATGTCAACTTTCAGCAAATCCTTTGCCTCTTTGGGTGGATTTATCGCTGGTGATGCTGATGTGGTGGATTATATTAAACACAAGGCACGTAGTTTAATCTTCAGCGCCAGTATTCCACCCTCTAATGCGGCTGCGGCATTGGCAGCACTTGAGGTGATGCGCGAGGAGCCTGAGCGGGTCGTACGGGTAAACCAGATTGCGGATACGATGCGAGCAGAATTCCAACGCCTGGGCTTTGATACAGGTGATTCCGTTACCCCCGTGATCCCGATTATTATCGGAGATAATGATCTGACCTTTATTGCCTGGAAACTATTGTTTGAAAACGGTGTATTTGTGAACCCGGTCATTTCACCAGCGGTAGCGCCCGGTCGCCAATTATTGCGAACAAGCTACATGGCAACCCATACGGATGAACAACTTGAGCGCGTGATTGAAATCTTTTCCAGGGTTGGAAAAGAATTGGGTTTAATCTAG
- a CDS encoding class I SAM-dependent methyltransferase, with product MQDFRNLDRQEWHRRYLEQVRWTAHLRQYIFDKISLDPNDSILEVGSGTGAILQSLLDEGYHNTIGIDLDCSSVVFSKNQHQNFSQIIGDGHHLPFVSGKFAVSLCHFLLMWTPHPEQVLNEMQRVTHSGGWVLVLAEPDYQARIDFPPPLDLLGAFQTESLQAHGIDPCIGRKLRSLFIQTGLIKIETGILGAEWHHSAQMTIDPTEWTMLRADLEGHLSPNELSRFLQQDEQARKMGTRVLFIPTFYAFGQVP from the coding sequence GTGCAGGATTTCCGCAATCTCGACCGCCAGGAATGGCATCGTCGATACTTGGAGCAGGTTAGATGGACGGCACATCTCAGGCAATATATCTTCGATAAAATCTCACTCGATCCGAATGACAGTATCCTTGAAGTCGGCTCGGGTACCGGCGCGATACTGCAGTCTCTGCTTGATGAGGGTTATCACAATACCATCGGAATTGACCTTGATTGTTCCAGTGTAGTTTTTTCTAAAAATCAACACCAGAACTTTTCCCAGATCATCGGTGATGGTCACCACTTGCCCTTTGTTTCAGGCAAGTTCGCGGTATCTCTGTGCCATTTCCTGTTAATGTGGACGCCTCATCCTGAACAAGTTCTAAACGAAATGCAGCGGGTAACACACTCCGGTGGCTGGGTATTGGTTCTGGCTGAACCGGATTACCAGGCGCGCATCGACTTCCCACCGCCACTGGATTTGCTCGGGGCTTTTCAAACCGAATCTCTGCAAGCACATGGCATCGACCCCTGCATCGGCAGGAAGCTGCGCTCTCTTTTTATCCAAACGGGGCTGATTAAAATTGAAACTGGCATCCTGGGGGCTGAGTGGCATCATTCAGCGCAAATGACAATTGATCCAACCGAATGGACCATGCTACGCGCTGACCTTGAAGGTCACCTCAGCCCAAATGAGCTATCTCGTTTTTTACAACAGGATGAACAAGCACGGAAAATGGGGACACGGGTGCTGTTCATTCCGACCTTCTATGCGTTTGGACAGGTGCCCTAA
- a CDS encoding family 16 glycoside hydrolase, with product MKKLFITTILILAFALSGCHFPGFQSDSAVDPEDVMATEISKILTGTPIQIEPLATTIIEVTSPTEEIIKTEAVEPAELEEPQPTPAPTHTPPPTLTATLASTDPTLNLGDPDWVDNMDDGDGWPTGLDKYTAIKFENGFLKLTSSTGVDGWRVTWPTIANFYLEMTLQTPECEGSDQFGLMFRVPADSQAGKGYLYGITCDGRYSLRRWDGSVMHSLIGLTPNDAVKKGPDAVNKLGVMARGANLALYVNGQKVNEISDSTHLQGRFGVFVGGMNVDNLTVWVDQIRYWDGP from the coding sequence ATGAAAAAATTGTTCATCACCACAATCCTCATCCTGGCTTTTGCCCTTTCGGGATGCCATTTTCCAGGTTTTCAAAGCGATTCCGCTGTGGATCCAGAAGATGTCATGGCGACGGAAATCTCAAAGATCTTAACGGGCACACCGATCCAAATTGAACCTTTAGCGACGACGATCATAGAGGTTACTTCGCCAACAGAAGAAATCATCAAAACCGAGGCGGTTGAGCCTGCTGAACTCGAAGAACCTCAACCAACACCCGCACCGACTCATACGCCGCCGCCAACACTAACAGCCACCCTGGCTAGTACTGACCCCACTCTGAACCTGGGAGATCCGGACTGGGTTGATAACATGGACGATGGCGACGGCTGGCCAACAGGTTTGGACAAATATACCGCCATCAAATTTGAGAATGGTTTCCTGAAATTGACGTCCAGCACAGGAGTTGATGGCTGGCGGGTGACCTGGCCAACTATCGCCAATTTTTACCTGGAAATGACCCTGCAAACGCCCGAGTGCGAGGGCAGCGACCAGTTTGGTCTTATGTTCAGGGTGCCAGCAGATTCACAGGCAGGAAAAGGCTATTTGTACGGGATCACCTGTGATGGTCGTTATAGCCTGCGCCGCTGGGATGGCTCTGTGATGCATTCATTGATTGGATTAACACCAAACGATGCAGTTAAAAAAGGCCCTGATGCGGTCAATAAATTGGGTGTGATGGCACGCGGCGCAAATTTAGCGTTGTATGTCAATGGTCAAAAAGTCAATGAAATCTCTGATTCAACACACCTTCAAGGACGCTTTGGTGTTTTCGTTGGCGGTATGAATGTCGATAATCTGACGGTTTGGGTTGATCAAATCCGCTATTGGGATGGCCCCTAG
- a CDS encoding YcjF family protein yields MSKFDQILKLLPDNTLEILNPLWDAIPVDEKEALKEKFEGLPLDLNLINMLMDLSKIQMKVAFGHKNRVVLVGPANVGKSTLYNHFIRAKEDQAEVSPVPGTTRINQVADAGIFAVIDTPGADSVGPVGEKEKEEALNAAQEADFLVIMFDAIQGIKDTELQLYQQLLALQKPYLVVLNKIDLVGSKHETGVIEKAASNLGVEKDKVIPISAKRGFNISKVLMGIVITDPEFLIPLAQALPHYRWNLAWRVIVTASVVSGAIALVPLPLIDFIPLIANQSTMVLSIARIHNYKITFVRARELIATFGIGLLGRTLFQQLSRLGGIPGWLLSSAIASSTTVVLGYAASLWFEKGERISQKSLNALTKNLTQNLLEKLKNRFKRKPDKKDLEQALKEALEDTGMADRDAIDQAAEN; encoded by the coding sequence ATGTCAAAATTTGACCAAATTCTCAAATTACTGCCCGACAACACCCTGGAAATATTGAATCCACTGTGGGATGCCATCCCGGTGGACGAAAAAGAAGCCCTGAAAGAAAAATTTGAGGGCTTACCCCTGGACCTGAATTTAATCAATATGCTGATGGATCTGTCGAAGATCCAGATGAAAGTAGCTTTTGGGCACAAGAACAGAGTGGTTCTTGTTGGACCAGCCAATGTTGGAAAATCGACACTGTACAATCACTTTATCCGCGCAAAAGAAGACCAGGCTGAAGTTAGCCCGGTACCTGGCACAACTCGAATCAACCAGGTCGCTGATGCAGGAATCTTTGCTGTCATAGACACTCCCGGCGCAGACTCTGTGGGTCCAGTAGGTGAAAAAGAAAAAGAAGAAGCACTGAATGCCGCCCAGGAGGCAGATTTCCTGGTGATTATGTTTGACGCCATTCAAGGTATAAAAGATACCGAGCTCCAGCTATATCAACAACTCTTAGCTTTGCAAAAGCCCTACCTGGTGGTGCTCAATAAAATTGACCTGGTTGGCAGCAAACATGAAACCGGTGTGATCGAAAAAGCCGCCAGCAATCTGGGCGTAGAAAAGGACAAGGTCATCCCGATCTCAGCAAAGCGGGGCTTTAACATTTCAAAAGTATTGATGGGGATCGTGATAACTGACCCGGAATTCTTAATTCCCCTGGCACAAGCATTGCCCCATTACCGTTGGAATCTGGCCTGGCGGGTGATCGTCACCGCTTCAGTTGTCTCAGGCGCCATTGCTTTAGTGCCTTTGCCACTGATTGATTTCATCCCTCTAATTGCCAATCAATCCACCATGGTACTCAGTATTGCTCGCATTCACAATTATAAAATTACCTTCGTGCGCGCTCGTGAACTGATAGCAACTTTTGGCATTGGATTGCTGGGACGCACGCTATTCCAGCAGTTAAGCAGGCTTGGCGGCATACCTGGCTGGTTGCTCTCTTCAGCCATCGCATCCTCAACCACAGTTGTCCTGGGTTACGCAGCTTCGTTATGGTTTGAAAAAGGGGAACGCATCAGCCAAAAATCGCTCAATGCACTGACCAAGAACCTGACACAAAATTTGCTTGAGAAATTAAAGAATCGCTTCAAGCGCAAGCCTGATAAAAAGGATCTGGAGCAAGCTTTGAAAGAAGCTTTAGAAGATACCGGCATGGCAGACCGGGATGCCATTGATCAAGCCGCTGAAAATTAA
- a CDS encoding radical SAM protein, whose protein sequence is MPNLIDTFKDLFTKKKPLPAGMYSYQTPPEEERQYRLHLRVEHDGNSLLIINAATVLHLNQTASEYAYHLIEGTDPETVVNVVSKRYKIDREQVRQDYQYFIDRINTLIETPGLDPVTYLDIERQEPYSAEISAPYRLDCALTYQVSDESYREAAPLDRVDRELTTDEWEVIFQKAFEQGIPHLLFTGGEPTLREDLPDLILKAEQLGLVTGLLTDGLKLEEDAYRSMLLMNGLDHLMIVFNPDSPAAWEVLEKVLSDDIHTTVHLTLKAGEDLHFHLQRMAAMGVHAISLTSASLDLASELEDLRNFAAVLQLDLVWDMPVPYSENNPVSLELEQSGEFEAPEGAGQAWLYVEPDGDVLPSQGLYQQILGNILTDPWEKIWGNR, encoded by the coding sequence ATGCCCAACCTGATCGACACCTTCAAGGATTTATTCACTAAAAAAAAGCCTTTGCCTGCTGGCATGTACTCATACCAAACACCACCCGAGGAGGAACGTCAATATCGTCTTCACCTGCGGGTTGAGCATGACGGCAACAGCCTGCTGATCATCAATGCGGCAACCGTGCTTCATCTGAATCAAACGGCATCGGAGTATGCCTATCACTTGATCGAGGGTACAGATCCCGAAACTGTGGTCAATGTAGTTTCAAAAAGGTATAAGATCGACCGGGAACAAGTACGCCAGGACTATCAATACTTCATCGACCGAATCAATACCCTGATTGAAACCCCGGGACTTGACCCTGTAACCTATCTCGACATTGAACGCCAGGAACCTTATTCGGCAGAGATCTCTGCACCTTACCGCTTAGATTGCGCCCTGACCTACCAGGTCTCAGATGAAAGCTACAGGGAAGCAGCACCTCTCGACCGGGTTGATCGCGAATTAACTACAGATGAATGGGAGGTCATCTTCCAGAAAGCCTTTGAGCAGGGCATACCTCATCTCCTGTTCACCGGTGGAGAACCGACATTGCGTGAAGACTTGCCTGACCTAATCTTGAAGGCTGAGCAATTGGGTCTGGTAACCGGGTTGTTGACCGATGGGCTGAAATTAGAAGAGGACGCCTATCGAAGTATGCTGTTGATGAATGGGTTGGATCACTTGATGATTGTTTTTAACCCGGATAGCCCTGCCGCATGGGAAGTGCTGGAAAAGGTGCTTTCTGATGATATCCACACCACTGTGCACCTCACCCTTAAGGCAGGGGAAGATCTCCACTTCCACCTGCAACGCATGGCAGCGATGGGCGTTCACGCTATTTCGCTGACCAGTGCATCACTTGACCTGGCTTCAGAGCTTGAAGACCTGCGCAACTTCGCCGCCGTTCTTCAACTGGATCTTGTATGGGATATGCCCGTGCCCTACTCTGAAAACAACCCGGTTTCGTTGGAATTGGAGCAATCAGGCGAGTTTGAAGCACCTGAAGGCGCTGGTCAAGCATGGCTTTATGTTGAACCTGATGGCGATGTCTTGCCAAGCCAGGGTTTGTATCAACAAATTCTCGGCAATATTCTTACAGACCCCTGGGAAAAAATTTGGGGAAACAGGTAA